In Arthrobacter citreus, a genomic segment contains:
- a CDS encoding SDR family NAD(P)-dependent oxidoreductase produces MSSLRGKTAVITGAGSGIGAAIARLFASEGADLALLDLDPEQADRVATECTALGVKALARRLDVTDSDDVKAAIDAAAEELGGLDILVSSAGILDETPFLELSPETFDKTLDVDLRGVFLAARWAAPHMVKRGGGRIINISSQLGIKGGTGLAHYVSAKAGVIGLTKALALELAPHAILVNAIAPGPIFTPLIDGLSEDWKTAKQAELPVGRFGTAEEVAPTALLLASSPGGNLYTGQTLGPNSGDVMP; encoded by the coding sequence ATGAGTTCTCTTCGCGGCAAGACCGCCGTTATCACCGGAGCCGGCAGCGGCATCGGTGCCGCCATAGCCCGGCTCTTCGCCTCCGAGGGGGCGGATCTGGCCCTGCTGGACCTGGACCCGGAACAAGCGGACCGAGTGGCCACCGAATGCACGGCCCTCGGGGTAAAAGCCCTTGCCAGGCGTCTGGACGTCACCGACAGCGACGACGTTAAAGCGGCCATCGACGCCGCTGCGGAGGAATTGGGTGGGCTGGATATCCTGGTCAGCTCGGCGGGAATCCTGGACGAGACTCCGTTCCTGGAGCTGAGCCCCGAAACCTTCGACAAGACTCTCGACGTGGACTTGCGCGGAGTGTTCCTCGCCGCACGGTGGGCCGCGCCGCACATGGTTAAACGTGGTGGTGGGCGCATCATCAACATTTCCTCGCAGCTGGGCATCAAGGGTGGCACGGGGCTGGCACACTACGTCTCAGCAAAGGCAGGGGTTATTGGCCTCACCAAAGCCCTGGCCTTGGAACTGGCACCACACGCAATCCTGGTCAATGCCATCGCCCCGGGCCCGATCTTCACCCCGCTAATTGACGGTCTCTCCGAGGACTGGAAAACCGCCAAACAGGCTGAATTGCCTGTGGGGCGTTTCGGCACCGCGGAGGAAGTGGCGCCCACGGCGCTGCTGCTGGCGTCCTCGCCCGGAGGCAACCTCTACACGGGCCAAACGCTGGGCCCGAACAGCGGCGACGTCATGCCGTGA
- a CDS encoding SDR family NAD(P)-dependent oxidoreductase: protein MNRDDGLNGKVAVISGGASGIGQALAVAYARAGANTVVGYLENDPHDVGETVALVEAAGAKCVTVPVDVRSYADTEALASAAVDSFGRLDISVAAAGILRRASLADMTDDAWEDMMAVDLSGVMRTFRSCAARMQSGGAMVATSSIAGGVYGWEDHSHYAAAKAGLLGMCRSLAVELAPRKIRVNAVIPGLIESPQSLDGVNSLGKDGLEAAGSIIPWGRVGNVDEAARVIRFLTSDDSAYVTGQQLIVDGGLTVRWPS, encoded by the coding sequence ATGAACCGCGACGACGGACTCAACGGGAAGGTAGCCGTCATCTCCGGCGGGGCCAGCGGGATCGGCCAGGCCCTGGCCGTGGCCTATGCCCGCGCCGGCGCCAACACAGTGGTGGGCTATTTGGAGAATGACCCGCACGACGTTGGTGAGACCGTTGCGCTGGTGGAGGCCGCCGGGGCCAAATGCGTCACCGTCCCGGTGGACGTCCGCAGCTATGCCGACACCGAAGCCCTGGCTTCCGCCGCCGTCGACAGCTTCGGCCGGCTGGACATCTCCGTGGCAGCCGCCGGTATCCTGCGCCGGGCCTCCCTGGCGGATATGACCGATGACGCGTGGGAAGACATGATGGCCGTTGATCTTTCGGGGGTCATGCGGACTTTCCGCTCCTGTGCCGCACGGATGCAGAGCGGCGGCGCCATGGTTGCCACCTCATCCATTGCCGGCGGTGTCTACGGCTGGGAGGACCACAGCCACTATGCCGCGGCGAAAGCAGGCCTTCTCGGCATGTGCCGCTCACTCGCCGTCGAACTGGCGCCGCGCAAAATCCGGGTGAATGCGGTCATCCCAGGGCTGATTGAAAGCCCGCAGTCCCTGGATGGAGTCAACTCGCTGGGAAAGGACGGGCTGGAAGCAGCCGGGAGCATCATTCCCTGGGGCCGAGTGGGCAACGTCGATGAAGCCGCCCGGGTCATTCGATTCCTGACCAGCGATGATTCCGCCTACGTCACCGGCCAGCAGCTGATTGTCGACGGCGGCCTCACCGTCCGCTGGCCCAGCTGA
- a CDS encoding MFS transporter, with protein sequence MSTSAAPKRRPPTDVAPWDVEITPQVVRKVSLVCFIAWVVSVYDFTLFGTLLPVIAEDFGWSAAQSTAVNTVAHVGIFIVALLVGTIIDRLGRKNALIVLMLGGAAAAGFTGLAAGVVSLIIIRSFSGFSMSEEVVNAVYLNEIYKKVKNRGLMYSIVQGGWPVGALLSAGISAALLPVIGWRWSFVVAAVMALLVAIMASRLPESPTFAAIKEVRRRQAAGDIEGARKLAAAHDLEEGSQHKTGFKDVFTPELRRHTTLLSLAWLFNWAAIQVFSVLGTTVLVEAKGVSFENALLILVMANAVGFAGYVFHGWLGDRIGRQKTVIIGWFGGGAASLVMLLGPSNDAFIIVMYAMTLFFLTGPYAALLYYMGESYPAHVRGMGTNVAHVMAPLGGIAGSGLLSLFLFMGMGMQTAALITGTGGLVISALCMIGTRKVHQETVTKEAAA encoded by the coding sequence ATGAGCACCTCAGCCGCACCCAAGCGCCGCCCGCCCACAGATGTTGCCCCCTGGGACGTGGAAATCACGCCTCAAGTTGTCCGGAAAGTTTCCCTGGTCTGCTTCATCGCCTGGGTGGTTTCCGTCTATGACTTCACCCTTTTTGGCACCCTGCTGCCGGTCATCGCCGAGGACTTTGGCTGGAGTGCCGCCCAGTCCACCGCGGTGAATACTGTTGCCCACGTCGGGATCTTCATCGTGGCCCTGCTGGTGGGGACCATCATTGACCGACTGGGACGCAAGAACGCCCTGATTGTGCTGATGCTCGGCGGCGCCGCAGCCGCCGGCTTCACCGGGCTTGCGGCCGGCGTCGTCAGCCTGATCATCATCCGCTCCTTCTCCGGATTCTCCATGTCCGAGGAAGTGGTGAATGCCGTCTACCTCAACGAGATTTACAAGAAGGTCAAGAACCGCGGCCTGATGTACTCCATCGTGCAGGGTGGTTGGCCGGTAGGTGCGCTGCTTTCCGCCGGTATCTCCGCAGCCCTGCTGCCGGTCATCGGCTGGCGCTGGAGCTTCGTGGTTGCCGCTGTGATGGCGTTGCTGGTGGCCATCATGGCCTCCCGGCTGCCTGAATCACCCACCTTTGCCGCCATCAAGGAAGTCCGCCGCCGCCAGGCCGCCGGGGACATCGAGGGTGCGCGGAAACTTGCTGCCGCACACGACCTCGAAGAGGGCAGCCAGCACAAGACCGGATTCAAGGACGTTTTCACTCCTGAACTGCGCCGCCACACTACCCTTCTCTCCCTCGCCTGGCTGTTCAACTGGGCCGCCATCCAGGTCTTCTCCGTCCTGGGCACCACCGTGCTGGTGGAAGCCAAGGGGGTGTCCTTCGAAAACGCCCTGCTGATCCTGGTCATGGCTAACGCCGTCGGCTTCGCGGGCTACGTGTTCCACGGCTGGCTCGGTGACCGCATCGGCCGGCAGAAGACCGTCATCATTGGGTGGTTCGGCGGCGGCGCCGCCAGCCTGGTCATGCTGCTGGGCCCCAGCAACGATGCCTTCATCATCGTGATGTACGCCATGACCCTGTTTTTCCTCACCGGCCCCTACGCCGCATTGCTCTACTACATGGGCGAGTCCTACCCCGCACACGTCCGGGGCATGGGCACCAACGTGGCCCACGTGATGGCACCGCTGGGCGGCATTGCCGGCTCCGGTCTGCTCAGCCTCTTCCTCTTCATGGGAATGGGCATGCAGACGGCTGCCCTTATTACCGGCACCGGCGGCCTGGTCATATCCGCCCTCTGCATGATCGGGACCCGCAAGGTCCACCAGGAAACCGTTACCAAGGAGGCAGCAGCATGA
- a CDS encoding polysaccharide deacetylase: MAKKIQVSVGIDVDAVGGWLGSYGGEDSPGDISRGIFAGEVGVPRLLKLAQDREMPVTWFWPGHSIETFPEQFEATVAAGHEVGVHGYSHENPIAMSREQETEVLDYCIDLFTTRTGKKPVGYVAPWWEFSNVTNEILLERGFLYDHSLMHNDFSPYYVRVGDSWTKINYDAASAREWMKPLVRGEETDLIEIPANWYLDDLPPMMFIKGSANSHGFVSPRDIEQMWKDQFDWVYREMDDAVFPLTIHPDVSGRPQNLLMLERLFDHIAGHDGVEFVNMETIARDFAARNPRS; encoded by the coding sequence ATGGCTAAGAAAATTCAGGTTTCAGTTGGAATCGACGTCGACGCAGTAGGCGGCTGGCTTGGCTCCTACGGCGGTGAGGACTCACCCGGTGACATCTCACGCGGGATCTTTGCCGGCGAGGTTGGCGTTCCGCGCCTGCTTAAGCTTGCCCAGGACCGGGAAATGCCGGTGACCTGGTTCTGGCCGGGCCACTCCATCGAGACCTTCCCCGAGCAGTTCGAGGCCACCGTCGCCGCGGGCCATGAGGTGGGTGTGCACGGCTACAGCCACGAGAACCCCATTGCCATGAGCCGCGAGCAGGAGACCGAGGTTCTTGATTACTGCATTGACCTCTTCACCACACGCACCGGCAAGAAGCCCGTGGGCTACGTGGCTCCGTGGTGGGAATTCTCCAACGTCACCAACGAGATCCTGCTCGAACGGGGCTTCCTCTACGACCACTCACTCATGCACAACGACTTCAGCCCGTACTACGTCCGGGTGGGCGACTCCTGGACCAAGATCAACTACGACGCCGCCTCCGCCCGGGAGTGGATGAAGCCGCTGGTCCGCGGCGAGGAGACCGATCTGATCGAAATCCCCGCCAACTGGTACCTGGACGACCTGCCTCCCATGATGTTCATCAAGGGCAGCGCCAACAGCCACGGCTTCGTGTCCCCCCGCGACATCGAGCAGATGTGGAAGGACCAGTTCGACTGGGTCTACCGGGAAATGGACGACGCCGTCTTCCCCCTCACCATCCACCCGGACGTTTCCGGCCGCCCGCAGAACCTGCTGATGCTCGAGCGCCTGTTTGACCACATTGCCGGCCACGACGGTGTGGAGTTCGTCAACATGGAGACCATTGCCCGCGACTTCGCCGCCCGCAACCCCCGCTCCTAA
- a CDS encoding asparaginase, translating into MAHIRILGTGGTIASRGQGESGSVASDTTESLTASLGNEHTFTSRDILTTGSYRLDLQDLRAIAEQVHGALAEDDVDGVVVTHGTDTMEETAFLLDLLHSSSKPVVFTGAQRAADSHAPDGPGNIADAVAAAATEQLRDTGVLISFSGTVLTARGARKAQTTADSPFAGGVQVAHLLGDEVVVTARPQRRPPLPFPGHVFGGIGVEIITAYPGATPALLRHAAADGAKAVVLAGTGIGNAGPGFADAVADLSADGVPVILSSRAPWGPVVPTYGNGGGKDLIRAGAVGSRDLNPFQSRILAALLLALDPATETFAERFTAYS; encoded by the coding sequence GTGGCGCACATTCGGATACTGGGAACAGGCGGCACCATCGCCTCACGCGGACAGGGCGAGTCCGGTTCCGTGGCCTCGGACACGACGGAATCGCTGACGGCATCGCTCGGCAATGAGCACACGTTCACGTCCAGGGATATTTTGACGACGGGCAGCTACCGGCTGGATTTGCAGGACCTGCGCGCCATCGCCGAACAGGTCCATGGCGCGCTGGCGGAAGACGACGTCGACGGCGTGGTGGTCACGCACGGCACCGACACCATGGAGGAGACAGCCTTCCTGCTGGACCTCTTGCACTCCAGCTCGAAACCGGTGGTTTTCACCGGCGCCCAGCGGGCGGCCGACAGTCACGCTCCGGACGGTCCGGGCAACATTGCAGATGCCGTGGCGGCTGCCGCCACAGAACAGCTCCGGGACACCGGCGTGCTGATCTCCTTTTCCGGGACGGTCCTCACAGCCCGCGGAGCACGGAAGGCGCAAACGACCGCGGACAGCCCCTTCGCCGGCGGTGTGCAGGTGGCGCACCTGCTGGGTGACGAAGTTGTTGTCACTGCCCGCCCGCAGCGTCGGCCGCCCCTGCCGTTCCCCGGCCACGTCTTTGGCGGCATCGGGGTGGAAATAATCACCGCTTATCCCGGCGCCACCCCGGCGCTGCTGCGCCACGCCGCGGCGGACGGTGCCAAGGCTGTGGTGCTTGCCGGTACAGGGATCGGCAATGCCGGGCCTGGTTTTGCCGACGCGGTGGCAGACCTCAGTGCGGACGGAGTACCTGTGATCCTGAGCAGCCGCGCCCCGTGGGGCCCGGTGGTTCCCACCTACGGCAACGGCGGCGGCAAAGACCTGATCCGCGCAGGCGCTGTGGGCTCGCGTGATCTGAATCCGTTCCAGTCGCGGATTCTGGCAGCACTGCTGCTGGCGCTGGACCCCGCCACGGAAACGTTCGCCGAGCGTTTCACGGCTTACAGCTAG
- a CDS encoding LacI family DNA-binding transcriptional regulator has product MPSAAPITLKLLAQELGLNISTVSRVLNDPAGLQSKWAAPQTTERILTLARKRGYTRNPHAASLRTSRSDTVGVVVPRLQDFVLATIYEGIDEAAGENGLFTVVANSLDDPAKQRAKAEMLLGRRMDGLIFGDGKLEDPYLDELAGRKVPLVLVSRSSGDHVSVTCDDYAGGRLMAEHFLASGRRSFALIAGSSATSTSRDRSAGFLDVLTSAGFDVPPEWIIHNGFDAAAGQEAATRILASGRVPEAVFAVNDFAAIGAIGVFREQGLQVPGDVAVGGFNDTPLAGGVNLTTIRSPMHEMGRQGLQALHQLIGGGSAESVRLAPELVVRASS; this is encoded by the coding sequence ATGCCCAGCGCTGCACCCATCACCCTCAAGCTCCTTGCCCAGGAGCTTGGCCTGAATATCTCCACCGTGTCCCGGGTGCTCAATGATCCGGCAGGGCTGCAGTCCAAATGGGCCGCGCCTCAGACCACGGAGCGGATTCTGACCTTGGCCCGGAAACGGGGTTACACGCGAAATCCGCATGCGGCGTCGCTGCGGACTTCCCGTTCCGACACCGTGGGCGTCGTTGTGCCGCGCCTGCAGGACTTTGTCCTGGCCACCATCTATGAGGGCATTGACGAGGCGGCGGGCGAGAACGGGCTCTTCACCGTTGTGGCTAACTCCCTGGACGATCCGGCAAAACAGCGCGCAAAGGCTGAGATGCTGTTGGGCCGGCGGATGGATGGCCTCATCTTCGGTGACGGCAAGCTCGAGGATCCGTATTTGGATGAACTGGCGGGCCGGAAAGTTCCGTTGGTTCTGGTGAGCCGGTCATCCGGGGACCACGTCAGCGTGACCTGTGACGATTACGCCGGGGGGCGGCTCATGGCCGAGCATTTCCTGGCATCCGGGCGACGGTCATTTGCCCTGATCGCCGGATCTTCGGCCACCTCCACCTCAAGGGACCGCTCCGCCGGCTTTCTCGACGTCCTGACCAGTGCCGGTTTCGACGTACCCCCGGAGTGGATTATCCACAACGGCTTTGATGCTGCCGCCGGGCAGGAAGCCGCCACACGGATCCTGGCTTCGGGCCGGGTGCCGGAGGCCGTTTTTGCCGTGAATGACTTCGCCGCCATCGGTGCCATCGGCGTGTTCCGGGAACAAGGACTGCAGGTGCCGGGCGACGTTGCAGTGGGAGGGTTTAATGACACTCCTCTGGCAGGCGGCGTTAACCTCACCACCATCCGCTCCCCCATGCACGAAATGGGCCGCCAGGGGTTGCAGGCGCTGCACCAGCTGATCGGCGGAGGATCTGCCGAAAGCGTCAGGTTGGCCCCCGAGCTGGTGGTTCGGGCCAGCAGCTAA
- a CDS encoding ABC transporter ATP-binding protein: protein MTTTHSLNVENLTLGYGDRTVIDSLDLVVPPGRVTAIIGANACGKSTLLRSMSRLLAPRAGHVLLDGKAVHSIPAKQLARTLGLLPQSPIAPEGITVADLVGRGRHPHQGIFARWSRDDDDAVAAALDATETAVLADRAVDELSGGQRQRVWIAMALAQQTDLLLLDEPTTFLDVSHQIEVLDLLTDLNRSRGTTIVMVLHDLNLAARYADHLVAVAGGKLHAAGRPEDVLTEETVRTVFGMENRVITDPSSGKPLMLPLGRHHVLSGAGAGAGATA from the coding sequence GTGACCACAACCCATTCCCTGAACGTCGAAAACCTCACGCTGGGTTACGGCGACCGCACGGTCATCGACTCCCTGGACCTGGTGGTTCCGCCGGGCAGGGTCACCGCAATTATCGGTGCCAATGCCTGCGGCAAGTCCACGCTGCTGCGCTCGATGTCCCGGCTGCTCGCCCCGCGCGCCGGACACGTGCTGCTGGATGGCAAGGCGGTGCACTCGATTCCCGCCAAGCAGCTGGCCCGCACGCTGGGGCTGCTGCCGCAGTCGCCCATCGCGCCCGAGGGCATCACGGTTGCGGACCTGGTGGGCCGCGGCCGGCATCCTCACCAGGGCATCTTTGCGCGCTGGAGCAGGGACGACGACGACGCCGTGGCCGCCGCGCTGGATGCCACCGAGACCGCCGTGCTGGCGGACCGGGCCGTGGATGAGCTCTCCGGCGGGCAGCGGCAGCGCGTCTGGATTGCCATGGCGCTGGCGCAGCAGACCGACCTGCTGCTGCTGGACGAGCCAACCACGTTCCTGGACGTCAGCCACCAAATTGAGGTGCTGGACCTGCTGACCGACCTGAACCGGTCCCGGGGCACGACCATTGTGATGGTGCTGCATGACCTGAACCTGGCCGCCCGTTACGCCGACCACCTGGTGGCCGTGGCCGGCGGAAAGCTGCACGCCGCGGGCCGGCCCGAGGATGTGCTGACCGAGGAGACCGTGCGGACCGTCTTCGGCATGGAGAACCGGGTGATCACAGACCCGTCCTCCGGCAAGCCGCTGATGCTGCCGCTGGGGCGGCACCATGTGCTTTCCGGGGCCGGGGCTGGGGCCGGGGCCACAGCCTGA
- a CDS encoding iron ABC transporter permease has translation MNPASPAGAATAPATPTGTAPGTAAGPETTRAAVARVRSGATRRYRLVVTLLAVGILAVFALSLMAGRTFYAPADVLHVILGEDVPGASFAVGRLRLPRAVLAVLTGACFGLAGVAFQTMLRNPLASPDIIGISSGAGAGAAFAIVGLGLGGAAVSTFAIVSGLIVALAVYALSYKRGVADTRLILVGIGIAAMLDSVTAYVLNQAPEWELQEAMRWLTGSLNGASWNQVLPVLAAMIVLTPVLLAQSKNLAVTRLGDDAASALGVRVNLTRIVVIVTAVGLISFATAAAGPLAFVAFLSGPIAARLVGPGPSLLIPAGLVGALLVLVADFCGQYAFGTRMPVGIITGVLGAPFLVYLIVRVNRAGASL, from the coding sequence GTGAACCCCGCAAGCCCCGCCGGCGCTGCCACCGCCCCGGCCACGCCCACCGGCACCGCGCCGGGAACCGCAGCCGGCCCCGAAACCACCCGCGCCGCCGTCGCCCGCGTCCGCTCCGGCGCCACCCGCCGCTACCGGCTCGTGGTGACCCTGCTCGCCGTCGGCATCCTGGCCGTCTTCGCGCTGAGCCTGATGGCCGGACGCACCTTCTACGCGCCGGCCGACGTGCTGCACGTGATCCTCGGCGAGGATGTGCCCGGCGCCTCCTTCGCCGTCGGGCGGCTGCGGCTGCCGCGCGCGGTGCTGGCCGTGCTCACCGGCGCATGCTTTGGCCTGGCCGGCGTCGCGTTCCAGACCATGCTGCGCAATCCGCTGGCCAGTCCGGACATCATCGGCATCAGCTCCGGTGCCGGAGCCGGTGCTGCCTTTGCCATTGTTGGGCTCGGGCTCGGCGGCGCTGCGGTGTCCACCTTCGCCATTGTTTCCGGACTCATCGTGGCGCTGGCCGTTTACGCGCTGTCCTATAAAAGGGGAGTGGCGGACACCCGGCTGATCCTGGTGGGCATCGGAATTGCCGCGATGCTGGACTCGGTCACCGCTTACGTGCTGAACCAGGCGCCGGAATGGGAACTGCAGGAGGCTATGCGCTGGCTGACCGGCAGCCTCAACGGCGCGTCCTGGAACCAGGTGTTGCCGGTGCTCGCCGCCATGATCGTGCTGACGCCGGTGCTGCTGGCCCAGTCCAAGAACCTGGCCGTGACCCGGCTGGGCGATGACGCCGCGTCCGCCCTGGGCGTGCGGGTGAACCTCACCCGGATTGTGGTGATCGTGACCGCCGTCGGGCTCATCTCCTTTGCCACCGCGGCCGCCGGACCCCTCGCCTTTGTCGCGTTCCTCTCCGGGCCGATCGCCGCCCGGCTGGTGGGCCCGGGCCCGTCGCTGCTGATTCCCGCCGGACTTGTCGGGGCGCTGCTGGTGCTCGTGGCCGACTTCTGCGGCCAGTATGCCTTCGGCACGCGGATGCCGGTGGGCATCATCACCGGGGTGCTCGGCGCCCCGTTCCTCGTTTACCTCATTGTCCGCGTCAACCGCGCAGGAGCATCGCTGTGA
- a CDS encoding iron chelate uptake ABC transporter family permease subunit: protein MTQQHPSAAPAPAGEASPQAPGTAVPATPSPAGKVRRRPGRLRALWLLIAVAVLAALMLASITVGARDVGWNDILAALGGSSDGFDEAAVAKRIPRTLLAVVAGAALGLSGAVMQGVTRNPLADPGILGINMGASLAIVAGMAFFGLAAASSYVWLAIAGAAVTAVFVYTVGSIGRGPATPLKLALAGAATSAALASFVSAIVLPRNDMAQGVRSWQIGGVGGGSYESITQILPFLLVGFAICLLSARGLNSLALGDDLAAGLGERVALARGAASLGAVILCGASTAVTGPIAFVGLVVPHACRLLAGVDHRWLLPFSAVAGAALVTAADVLGRVIARPAEIDVGILTALIGAPVFIYIVRRQKVRAL from the coding sequence GTGACACAGCAACACCCCTCTGCTGCCCCGGCACCCGCCGGGGAAGCATCCCCGCAGGCCCCGGGAACCGCCGTACCAGCCACGCCTTCACCGGCCGGCAAGGTGCGGCGGCGCCCGGGGCGCCTGCGTGCACTGTGGCTTCTGATTGCCGTCGCCGTGCTCGCCGCCCTGATGCTCGCCAGCATCACCGTGGGAGCGCGCGACGTCGGCTGGAACGACATTCTTGCCGCCCTGGGCGGCTCTTCCGACGGCTTTGACGAAGCCGCCGTCGCCAAGCGGATTCCGCGCACCCTGCTCGCCGTCGTCGCCGGCGCGGCCCTTGGCCTGTCCGGTGCCGTGATGCAGGGCGTGACCCGCAATCCGCTGGCCGATCCGGGCATCCTGGGCATCAACATGGGCGCCTCGCTGGCCATCGTCGCGGGCATGGCGTTCTTCGGCCTCGCCGCCGCCTCCAGCTACGTTTGGCTGGCCATCGCCGGCGCCGCCGTCACCGCCGTCTTTGTCTACACCGTCGGGTCGATCGGCCGCGGCCCCGCCACCCCGCTGAAACTCGCGCTGGCCGGCGCCGCGACGTCGGCCGCCCTGGCCTCCTTTGTCAGCGCCATTGTGCTGCCGCGCAACGACATGGCGCAGGGCGTGCGTTCCTGGCAGATCGGCGGGGTGGGCGGCGGTTCGTATGAGAGCATCACCCAGATCCTGCCCTTCCTGCTGGTCGGCTTCGCCATCTGCCTGCTTTCGGCGCGCGGCTTGAACTCGCTCGCGCTCGGAGATGACCTCGCCGCCGGGCTGGGGGAGCGGGTTGCGCTGGCCCGCGGCGCCGCATCACTGGGCGCCGTCATCCTCTGCGGTGCCTCCACCGCGGTCACCGGACCCATCGCCTTTGTCGGCCTCGTGGTGCCGCACGCCTGCCGGCTGCTGGCCGGGGTGGACCACCGCTGGCTGCTGCCGTTTTCCGCCGTCGCCGGTGCCGCCCTGGTGACCGCGGCGGATGTGCTCGGCCGCGTCATCGCCCGGCCCGCGGAGATCGACGTCGGCATCCTCACCGCGCTGATTGGCGCCCCCGTCTTCATCTACATCGTCCGCCGGCAAAAGGTGCGTGCCCTGTGA
- a CDS encoding iron-siderophore ABC transporter substrate-binding protein, with amino-acid sequence MRLSRITAVCAAALLTTGLAACSTPAASSDDTTGSAFEPITIEHALGTTTIDTKPERVATVNWANHEVPLALGIVPVGMAAANFGDDDGDGILPWVEEKLEELGGETPVLFDENDGIDFEAVADTNPDVILAAYSGLTQEDYDTLSEIAPVVAYPETAWGTSWREMIEMNAEGLGMEQEAKDLIAGLETEMSDAAAKFPALEGKNAMFLTHVDPTDLSEVSFYTTHDTRTMFFEDLGMEVAGSVKTASDATDKFSLTQSAEQADAFSDVDIIVTYGGEELVSALESDPLLSQMPAVANGAIVSLPSDNPLGTAANPTPLAISWILDDYLTLLSDAATKAK; translated from the coding sequence TTGCGCCTTTCCCGTATCACTGCCGTATGCGCGGCAGCACTGCTCACCACTGGACTGGCGGCCTGCTCCACCCCGGCCGCAAGCAGCGACGACACCACCGGCTCCGCGTTTGAGCCGATCACCATCGAGCACGCCCTGGGCACCACCACCATCGACACCAAGCCCGAGCGCGTGGCCACGGTCAACTGGGCCAACCACGAGGTGCCCCTGGCCCTGGGCATCGTCCCGGTGGGCATGGCTGCGGCCAACTTCGGCGACGACGACGGCGACGGCATCCTCCCGTGGGTCGAGGAAAAACTGGAGGAACTCGGCGGCGAAACCCCGGTGCTCTTCGACGAGAACGACGGCATCGACTTTGAAGCCGTGGCCGACACCAACCCCGACGTCATCCTGGCCGCCTACTCGGGCCTGACCCAGGAGGACTACGACACGCTCAGCGAAATCGCTCCCGTGGTTGCCTACCCGGAAACCGCCTGGGGCACGTCCTGGCGCGAAATGATCGAGATGAATGCCGAAGGCCTCGGCATGGAGCAGGAAGCCAAGGACCTGATCGCCGGTCTGGAAACTGAAATGTCCGACGCCGCCGCCAAGTTCCCGGCGCTCGAGGGCAAGAACGCCATGTTCCTGACCCACGTTGACCCGACCGACCTCAGCGAAGTCAGCTTCTACACCACTCACGACACCCGCACCATGTTCTTCGAGGACCTGGGCATGGAGGTGGCCGGCAGCGTCAAGACCGCCTCCGATGCCACCGACAAGTTCTCCCTGACCCAGAGTGCCGAACAGGCCGATGCGTTCAGCGACGTGGACATCATTGTCACCTACGGCGGCGAGGAACTGGTCAGCGCCCTGGAATCGGATCCGCTGCTCTCGCAGATGCCCGCCGTCGCCAACGGCGCCATTGTCAGCCTGCCCTCGGACAACCCGCTGGGCACCGCCGCGAACCCGACGCCGCTGGCCATCTCGTGGATCTTGGATGACTACCTCACCCTGCTCTCCGACGCAGCCACCAAAGCGAAGTGA